DNA from Desulfitobacterium chlororespirans DSM 11544:
TTACTCTATAACCCTGCTTCCTCAAAGCCGAATATCTTGGTACACTTCCCGATTCCGGAAAATCTTGCAGCCGATTGATTGCTGTTTCTATTTTATCCAGATATTTGAGTGCCACATCCACATCTCCGGAATCATCTGCTATATAGAATATGATATTACGGAGCTGCTCTTCCGCCTTATCCGTCCGTAGGATTTGATACTTCATACATTCTTCCTCTCTAGCAAAGAGGCACGAAGTTCATCGAATGAATCCTTCATCAACGCTACACGGCCGGCTCTCACATCATCTTCCGCCTCTGCCAGCGTTTTCAACAGCTCCAATTCTGATTTCATCTGATAGTAGTCCTGCAACCCAAGAACCGCCGTATCCCCACGCCCGTTTACCGTAATAATAACGGCCTCCCTTGTTTCTTTACACTGCTTGGATATCTCACTATAATGATTTCTTAAATCTGCAGATGGCCGAATTACTTCCCTCATACGCTCACCTTCTTTTTCCATATATTTTATAGTCATATTATATCTTAGAACGACTATTTTGTCGATCACATGCTGCAGCGCTGTGATAAAGCGCTGTTCATATCAACAGCCGTAAGGCTGACAGTGCCGTCATGCAGATAATCAGATACCGGAAAAACCTCTCATTGATTTTTTTAATGACCCAAAGCCCCAAAGCCGCTCCTAAAGCGACCATCGGTACCATCACCCCTGCCAGTATGAAGGACTGCAGCTCCATATTATGCCAGGCAAATACCTGAACGGGCACCTTGATAGAATTAATAATGAAAAAAAACAAGGCATTGGTCCCCATAAAATCATTCTTGTGTAGTCCCAGGGCCAATAGATAGACGCTGAAAATCGGACCGGCCGCGTTGCCGATCATGGTAGCGAACCCGCTTAAAATTCCCGCCGTAATATAAAACCATGTCCCGGTAGGCACGGTAAAATTCTTTCCCATTTTTTCTGTGTACACTAAAATTCCCAGACAGAATAAAATAATCGTTCCGATCAAGATCACAAACACCTGATCAGCGATGACTCTGCCAACGACAGCACCAAGGAACAGACCGATCAAGGCCCAGGGCAGAGGTGCCAAAACCTTTTTCCAATCAATATTCCTGCGATAAGACCAGACAGCAAAAATATCTCCCACTAACAATATAGGGAGCAGAACCCCTGTCGAATCTTTCCCGCCAAAAACAGTAGCCAGAACAGGTATCACAAGCATGAGCACACCGCTGACACCTGTCTTGGAAAAGCCAACTAAAAAGGCCGTTAACATCACGACCATGCCTTGTATCCCGGTCAGGTCCAGCATATGTAGAACATAATCCATCTTATCCATCAAATTTCACTGCCAATTCAGCTAAGGCCTCATCGTGTAACCGATATACTGTCCATTCATCCATGGGAACCGCACCTAACTGTTTATAAAATTGAATGGACGGCTCATTCCAATCCAAGCACCACCATTCCAACCTTCCACAGTTTCTCTCTAAAGCCAGTTTAGCAAGGAAAGCAAGTATCATCTTGCCGATACCCTTTCCTCTCATGTCAGGCTTCACATATAAATCCTCCAGATAAATACCCGGTCTGCCCAGGAAGGTGGAAAAGTTATGGAAGAACAAGGCGAAAGCAACCGGTGTATTTTTGTATTCACCGATTACAACCTCAGCCATTTTGCGTTCAAATAGAGACTCTATTAATACTTCTTCTGTCGCTACAACCTCATGGGCCATTTTTTCATAGTCGGCTAATTCCCTTATCAATTCCAGAATTAGCGGAGCGTCATTGATTTCCGCAAATCTTAATTTAAAATCCTCTAACTTTGTATCCACTGTTATTTACCTTTCCTCTCCTATTAAAAAATCCCCAAATTAGTTATCACTAACCTATAAGTATAACCAGGCAGCTTAGCCATTGCATTTCTGAAAGCTGTCTTCCAAAGCAAGCTGTGCTGTAATCAGTCCGGTTATCGGCATCAGAACATTGTTTGTCAGCATACTTCACGACGATATTCGAAAGCGCGTCCTTACACCCATTTCTTTCCAGCCATATTTCTCCTCCATGGTTTTCGATGATTTTACATATGACTAAACCTGCCCATAATTTGATAAACGCGCTCACATTAAAAACCCCGTTGCCTTCCGGGGCAAGCCGGTAGGCAACGGGGCAGATATTCTGGAAATTACAGATTGAACTATCGAGTAATTCAGAGTATAATGATAGGTTGTGTAATTGGTGTGCCAATATCATAATTTATCATTAATAATATCTGTAGAAAGGTCGCTTTTATACATGAACAAACAAGCAAAAATAACCGCTGTAGTTCTAATGCTCGGTGCATTTATTTCCGTACTTAACCAAACTCTCATTAATCCTGCCTTACCGACGATTATGGAAGAACTCCACATTGAGGCAACGACAGCCCAGTGGCTCGTATCAGGATTTACCCTCGTCAACGCCATCGTTATCGCCATATCCGCATTTTTAATGGATAGATTCCGGACGAAACAACTCTTCCTCTCTATTTTTGTCCTGTTTCTCGCCGGGAGCCTGCTGGCCTCCTGGGGAGTGAATTTTACTGTTTTGCTCATAGGGCGTTTACTGCAAGCCATATGCGCGGGGATCATGATGCCGCTGTCCATGACCATAATACTTCTCTTGTTCCCCCACGAAAAACGCGGCTCAGCTATGGGCATGTACAGCTTGGTCATTATGGTTGCGCCTGCCATTGGACCTGTCTTGGCAGGAGTGCTTACCGATAAAGTCGGTTGGCGGATTATGTTCCTTGTCATGGCGGTGCTTGCAGGGGCGATAATATTGCTGGCCTCGCTGATCATGAAAAATTACGGTGATGTAAAACAAACAACCCTTGATAAACCATCCTTCACGATGGCTTCCCTTGGCTTATTGGCCTTATTGTACGGTTTTTCCCTGTTAGGGAATATATCCATGATTTTAACCGCTTCCGCTTTAGTTCTCGCTGGGGTCGTGATTCTGTTTCTGTTTGTCCGCAGGCAATTAAGCCTTACGCAACCCTTCTTGCAGATTAAAGTCCTTGGCAATGCTCAATACCGCAACGGTACGATAATTTTAATGCTTATCCAGGCTTCCCTCGCCGCAGCAACCATTACCTTGCCGATCTACATCCAAACCGTACGGGGAATGTCCGCCACCGTTTCGGGTATGGTCATGATGCCGGGCGCAATTTTGGGAGCTGTATTTGGTTATTTTGCAGGAAAGCTCTACGATGCCTTCGGCGCAAGATATGTCGGACTTTTCGGCGGGTTTTTGCTGCTTCTCGGTTCTTTAGGCATGGCATTATTTGATTTTGATACGACAATTGGGTTTATGACAGCCGCTTACACCTTACGCTCCGTCGGGCTTATGCTAGCCAACACTCCCATCAATATGTGGTCTATAAAGAAGCTGCCGGATGAAATTCTCCACCACGGGAACGCCGTCGGAATCACCCTTCGTCAAGTTGCCACAACCCTTTGCACTGCAGTCATGGTCTCCGTAATGTCGTTCGCCTCTTCGGTATATGCCGCAAAAGGGGAAATACAGTCACAGATGTACGGTATTAGCATGACTTACTGGTTAAGCGTCGTTATCGGGCTTGTTGCGCTTATTTTGGTAGCCGTCAAGGTAAAAAACAGAAAAAAAACCGTCGCAGCCGTCACCGAAGCCGTTTATGAACTTGATATAGCTATGAGAGCCGACCCTTACACGGTTTCCTGTGATGATAATCTGAAGCAGGTTGTCGAAAAGTTCATAGGTTACAAAACAAGCGGATTGCCGATTATTGATGCGCAGAAACACTTAATCGGATTTGTTTCGGACGGCGATGTTATGCGGTATTTCACCAAACAAGACCTACGATTTGTCGCCGAATTCTATTCAGCCGTTATTCCCGATACGGACACTCTTAACTCCAAAGCGAGAAAGCTGTTAAGCATGAATGTCATGGAGATCGCTTCCCCAAATGCTATTGCCGTTTCACATGACACACCGCTTCTTGAAGTCTGTGAGATATTCAGCAGACGTAAGATAAACAAACTTCCTGTAACTCAAAACGACATCCTCATTGGTACGATCAGCAGAGGCGATATTATGCGGGCTTTGATGACCCGGTTGCCATTGGGTGGCGAAGATTGCTTGTAACAGTTGCCCCGGATACACCGTCAACTGTAGTTGACTGAGCGCCGAAAACACAAAGGTATTGATAAACTCCTCATTCCAGAGTTTATCAATACCTTTGTGTTTTTCAATTACTTAACACCTGCCTGATTTTTAGCTCCTTGAACAGCGGCAACCAGTTTTTTCTCCAGTTTCTCACTATTTTTAGCTATACCAATAATAACCAAAGCCATGACCCCCCACCCCCACAACGGCATTGTGATATTAAAAGAACCCAGGGCTGAGGCGGCCAGTATTTCCCAAGGCCTTGTCAGCAGCATGATGACTACATATCTTCCTAAACTTATCTTGCTGAGTCCGGCTACAAAGCCCATCGCATCATCGGGGAAAAAGGGCAGAAATAAGAGTAATATGAGCAGCAGTTCCCCCTCCCTGGATGAAAAATACTGTTCGTACTTATCTAAAACTTTAGGACTTACAAACCTCTCCGCAAACGTTCTTCCGAATTTTTTACCAAGCATAAACACTATAGAAGAACCAATGATAATTGCCAGCATACTGATCAAAAATGAACCCATCATACCAAATACTGTTCCACCTACTACAGCACTTACATTGCTGGGTATTGGTGCAATAATAACCGATATTAATTGAAGAATAAAAAACACTAAATAAGCTTTTTCCCCGTACCCCTCAATATAGTTCTTAAATTCTTCAGCAGAGGACATGTAAGTTAAGATACCGCTTGATTTCATGTAAACAACTATCCCTATGAGTCCGGCAATCACTGCCAGCAAGTAAACACAAAATTTTATTCTATCCTTAGGTTTATTCATATAGCCCATTTAGCCTCCTTGTTTGCCTTTTCATACTGCCGATGGCTTCATTATGAGCTATAGAATTTAAGAATTAATAAAAAAAGTCTTAAGAAAACCTCAATTTATCCTTTAAGCAATTTTTATAACAAAAAATAACAACAAAAAACCGGCCGATAGATCTGCCGGAAAGACTTTTACTGTTATCCTATTACATCTCCATGGTCAGGCTCACTACAATAGGCGGCGCCGTTGCCTTGGAACCGTTTTCACCTGGAATATCTAAAAGTCTTGGTTCACTACCGCAGGCAATAATTACAGCCTTAGCTGTACCTTCTTTTTTGGGTTCGGATGTTCTTATCTCTTCAGCTTGGCTCTTCCGCCATAGCTTGCTGCCGTGAGTCCAGCAGGGCCACCGCCAATGACGACCAAATCATAGAATTCGTCATGTCTCCTATACTCATATTCCCCCCTTTAAAGCTCGTTTAGACTCATGCTTCAGTCACTTCGCTGATTTTATCAATCACCTTTTCTTCGTCAGCAGCGCCCGCTAATTTTCCTTGATATTCTCCTGCGGCGAAGAAAAGGATCTGAGGAACCCCTTTAAGCGAAAATCTTTGGTAGAGCGGTTTCTGCTCTTCCACGTCGACATAATAGAAACCAAACTTACCCTCATATGTAGGTTGCAGTTCTTCCAGAATCGGGACAACGCCTTGACAGACATGACATGTTTTTCTTGAAAATATAACCAGGCAAGCTTCCCCATTATTATAAATAACTTCTTCAAAATCATTTGCATCCAGATGTCTCAATGACATATCCTTCACTCCTTGTTAAAATTAATTTATAAAGCTTGAGCAAATCATCATGTATCCAGTACTTTTGCACTGGCTTCAATTAAACCATCTTCTTTCATAATAACCGAGTGTTTCTAATGCCTTATGATCATTTTGGGCTCTGTAATGCTCGGAAAGATTTTTAAATTTGACCCTATCTATAGGGGAAGGCATCCGGTTCAGAGCATTAATTATTTCCATGTAGTCTCTATTCAATAGTTTTTTTAAAAACACGTTGAAGTCATTTTTAGCTTCTCCTAATGTATATCTATAGTTATAAAAGTATTTTTTGTGGAAAATCGGACTTGGCCGGCAACCCTGTTCCTCTGTCTCTAAAGTAAAATTATAAATACTCTCATACTGAGCGTTGACTCTATATTTAAGTGTGCCATCCCCCCCTTGGTAGACATATCCGTAAAATGTCTTTTCCAGGATATCATTGACTACCAAGTCATCTTCCATTTGTTTTTTGATTTTATTTATCCACCTATTGAATTCATTTAGACTTCTCAGGCTAAGCAGCTTTTTCTTAAAGGCCATATCGACTAATCCTTCATAGACCAGCAGGATATCCCGATCATATAAATCCTCGACCTTTTCCTGCTCCTTCACCAGCAATTCATAGGCGGCATCATTGCCGTCGACCGCGGCCAATTCTCTCAGGGCTGCCAATAAAGGTTTTTGATAGTCCTGCTGGAGTTTTTTGGCTAAGCGGAATTTTACCTGTAGTGCTATATCTTCTTCATATCCGGAAGGAACCGGGCAGATTTCGGTATAAGAACTTGCCGGGGTCGGACACAAGCCCTGGTAGGCACTCATTGCCATAAATCTATAGATCTCATCCCGCTTACTGCTGATAAGATATTTCATTTGCTCATCTGTTCCCAGATAAGCTGCCCCATACATGGTAAACTCTTGATCAAGATACCCGAATTCCGCCATCTTCGAAAAGTCTTCAGCGATCTGCAAGTCTTTGTTTACGGCACTTCCGCTGTAAACAACATTTATTTGATCCATTCTAGCGGTCATTTATTTCACTCCCCAGCATTAAATCACGCACATTTGATTTTATATCCATATTAACACTGATTTTTTCACCGGCAACTTCTGACACTTTCACCGGATAACGCAAAAAATCGCTTAGCTTTTCCGTGTTAAATATTTCTTTTGTCTGCCCCTGGGTATAGCAATAGCCGTTGCGCAGCAATAAACACCGGTCAAAGACATCAATTATTTCATCAGTATAGTGAGTTACATAAACGATGGCGATGTCCGTATTCTCTGCTAAGTCCCGGACAGTGTTTAAGAGATGCTCGCGGGCGTAGACATCCAGGCCGGTACATGGCTCATCCAGAATCAATATTTCCGGGTTCGTAAACATGGCCCGGGCGATCAGGACATTTTGCCGTTCTCCTCTGGACATCATATCGAAGGATTGGTCGATTTTGTCTTTGAGGTGCAGTTCAGTTAGTAGTTTTCTCGCTTTGACAACATCCTCATCGTTAATTTCATAATGGGTGCCAAAAGTCCCAAACTTACCGGATAAGACGATATCCAGTGCTGATTCCTTGGCGTAGTACTTATCAAAAAACGAAGAACTTACCAGGCCGATACGCTTGCGAATCTCAAGGACATTTTCATTGGTATAGGGTTGTCCGAATACTTCTAAGAAGCCATGGGTAAAGGGCCGGAAACCGGCTAATATCGTTAACAGGGTCGTTTTACCGCTTCCGTTCATCCCAAAAACGGCCCAGTGTTCCCCGGGAAGAACATCCCAGTTTATATCCTGGACCAGGTATTTGCTGCCTACTTTATAGGATAGCTGTCTGAGTGAAATGATCGGCTCATTCAAGTTAAACCCACCTTACTTATTCAGAATCTCCACCAAATCAACAGCCTCAACCTGGGTGATATCAAAATCTTTGGCTTCTTTTTCAGTAAAGTTATTGACATCTTCGTCGTCCAAGACAATACATTCCCCCATGATATTTTGATTCATGGTGATGGGAACCTGAAAGCCGTCTTCATTTAGAATGCCAAGGTTTTTATCCTGCCAGGTCATAATTTCACAGACTTTGGCTATCGATCGTTGTTTTGTCCGTTCATTGTAATCCATATCCGGGTAAGCGTTGAAGCCCAGTTCCTCGACAAAATATTTGCCACTGGCATATATCTCCGGTTCCACCCCAAATTCGATTCGCCCGCACTCTTCACACATAATTTCCAGACGGGCTGCTTCCAGGTCATTGAAGATAATTCTTCGTAAGGAGAGCTTACTGCCGCAGTATTTGCATAAACAGCGTTTGCTCCGTTTCTTCAGGGATTCTATAC
Protein-coding regions in this window:
- a CDS encoding sulfite exporter TauE/SafE family protein; translated protein: MDKMDYVLHMLDLTGIQGMVVMLTAFLVGFSKTGVSGVLMLVIPVLATVFGGKDSTGVLLPILLVGDIFAVWSYRRNIDWKKVLAPLPWALIGLFLGAVVGRVIADQVFVILIGTIILFCLGILVYTEKMGKNFTVPTGTWFYITAGILSGFATMIGNAAGPIFSVYLLALGLHKNDFMGTNALFFFIINSIKVPVQVFAWHNMELQSFILAGVMVPMVALGAALGLWVIKKINERFFRYLIICMTALSALRLLI
- a CDS encoding ABC transporter ATP-binding protein, encoding MNEPIISLRQLSYKVGSKYLVQDINWDVLPGEHWAVFGMNGSGKTTLLTILAGFRPFTHGFLEVFGQPYTNENVLEIRKRIGLVSSSFFDKYYAKESALDIVLSGKFGTFGTHYEINDEDVVKARKLLTELHLKDKIDQSFDMMSRGERQNVLIARAMFTNPEILILDEPCTGLDVYAREHLLNTVRDLAENTDIAIVYVTHYTDEIIDVFDRCLLLRNGYCYTQGQTKEIFNTEKLSDFLRYPVKVSEVAGEKISVNMDIKSNVRDLMLGSEINDR
- a CDS encoding GNAT family N-acetyltransferase, with amino-acid sequence MDTKLEDFKLRFAEINDAPLILELIRELADYEKMAHEVVATEEVLIESLFERKMAEVVIGEYKNTPVAFALFFHNFSTFLGRPGIYLEDLYVKPDMRGKGIGKMILAFLAKLALERNCGRLEWWCLDWNEPSIQFYKQLGAVPMDEWTVYRLHDEALAELAVKFDG
- a CDS encoding TVP38/TMEM64 family protein is translated as MGYMNKPKDRIKFCVYLLAVIAGLIGIVVYMKSSGILTYMSSAEEFKNYIEGYGEKAYLVFFILQLISVIIAPIPSNVSAVVGGTVFGMMGSFLISMLAIIIGSSIVFMLGKKFGRTFAERFVSPKVLDKYEQYFSSREGELLLILLLFLPFFPDDAMGFVAGLSKISLGRYVVIMLLTRPWEILAASALGSFNITMPLWGWGVMALVIIGIAKNSEKLEKKLVAAVQGAKNQAGVK
- a CDS encoding MDR family MFS transporter — protein: MNKQAKITAVVLMLGAFISVLNQTLINPALPTIMEELHIEATTAQWLVSGFTLVNAIVIAISAFLMDRFRTKQLFLSIFVLFLAGSLLASWGVNFTVLLIGRLLQAICAGIMMPLSMTIILLLFPHEKRGSAMGMYSLVIMVAPAIGPVLAGVLTDKVGWRIMFLVMAVLAGAIILLASLIMKNYGDVKQTTLDKPSFTMASLGLLALLYGFSLLGNISMILTASALVLAGVVILFLFVRRQLSLTQPFLQIKVLGNAQYRNGTIILMLIQASLAAATITLPIYIQTVRGMSATVSGMVMMPGAILGAVFGYFAGKLYDAFGARYVGLFGGFLLLLGSLGMALFDFDTTIGFMTAAYTLRSVGLMLANTPINMWSIKKLPDEILHHGNAVGITLRQVATTLCTAVMVSVMSFASSVYAAKGEIQSQMYGISMTYWLSVVIGLVALILVAVKVKNRKKTVAAVTEAVYELDIAMRADPYTVSCDDNLKQVVEKFIGYKTSGLPIIDAQKHLIGFVSDGDVMRYFTKQDLRFVAEFYSAVIPDTDTLNSKARKLLSMNVMEIASPNAIAVSHDTPLLEVCEIFSRRKINKLPVTQNDILIGTISRGDIMRALMTRLPLGGEDCL
- a CDS encoding type II toxin-antitoxin system Phd/YefM family antitoxin, which codes for MREVIRPSADLRNHYSEISKQCKETREAVIITVNGRGDTAVLGLQDYYQMKSELELLKTLAEAEDDVRAGRVALMKDSFDELRASLLERKNV
- a CDS encoding thioredoxin family protein, translating into MSLRHLDANDFEEVIYNNGEACLVIFSRKTCHVCQGVVPILEELQPTYEGKFGFYYVDVEEQKPLYQRFSLKGVPQILFFAAGEYQGKLAGAADEEKVIDKISEVTEA
- a CDS encoding type II toxin-antitoxin system RelE/ParE family toxin, which gives rise to MKYQILRTDKAEEQLRNIIFYIADDSGDVDVALKYLDKIETAINRLQDFPESGSVPRYSALRKQGYRVIIVEKHLVFYKIDQEEKAVIIYAIVDGRREYHNLL